The following proteins are co-located in the Pseudodesulfovibrio alkaliphilus genome:
- a CDS encoding DNA-binding protein, producing the protein MDSICLKGAKDICLAVGENPKNMHRLVREYGLPAWKRGVKGTWRALPEDLHTWMREQRNQHLERPPLADVCRPWARDS; encoded by the coding sequence ATGGACTCCATCTGCCTGAAGGGGGCCAAGGACATCTGCCTGGCCGTGGGCGAGAACCCCAAAAACATGCACCGTCTGGTGCGGGAGTATGGCCTGCCCGCCTGGAAGCGGGGCGTCAAGGGAACATGGCGGGCCCTGCCCGAGGACCTGCACACCTGGATGCGCGAGCAGCGCAATCAGCATCTGGAGCGGCCGCCGCTGGCCGATGTGTGCCGACCCTGGGCGCGGGATTCATGA
- a CDS encoding HEAT repeat domain-containing protein encodes MCLAIRLFTCCLPVLCLLFPVGPGAAAQALEAEIPALADILGGTDPQAREQAAARLKGLGQPAMRGLVSALDKGDAVRRRGAALGLGLLPAPGLAAGAIEAALADPDTTVRSMAAHAAGAAGPPMAPRLVELLADPDRARRDAAAYGLSLMGTRALPALIAGLAADDAFARAKAAWLLGHMGADAAPAAPALIRALDTEDLRVLHVVAETIDNISPPPALVWHHLMLLGATPSGLYPQERLGRNAASTLVRLLDRPGTPLAQTAFRALLGIGHDAIPALSRAVTTGSPSQRTGAALLLAHIDPASVLSLPEDLRLSLSGLRHDP; translated from the coding sequence ATGTGTTTAGCCATCCGACTTTTCACTTGCTGCCTGCCAGTCCTGTGCCTGCTGTTCCCGGTCGGCCCGGGCGCGGCCGCCCAGGCCCTTGAGGCTGAGATTCCCGCCCTGGCCGACATTCTCGGCGGAACCGACCCCCAGGCCCGAGAACAAGCCGCCGCCCGCCTCAAGGGGCTGGGACAGCCCGCCATGCGCGGCCTTGTGTCCGCCCTGGACAAGGGCGACGCCGTCCGGCGACGCGGCGCGGCCCTGGGCCTGGGCCTGTTACCCGCACCCGGACTGGCCGCCGGAGCCATAGAGGCCGCCCTGGCCGACCCGGACACCACGGTGCGCAGCATGGCCGCCCATGCGGCCGGCGCGGCCGGTCCGCCCATGGCCCCCCGGCTGGTGGAGTTGCTGGCCGACCCGGATCGGGCCAGACGGGACGCGGCAGCCTATGGCTTGAGCCTCATGGGCACACGCGCCCTTCCCGCCCTCATCGCGGGCCTGGCCGCGGACGACGCCTTTGCCCGGGCCAAGGCCGCGTGGCTGCTGGGGCACATGGGCGCGGACGCCGCCCCGGCCGCTCCGGCCCTGATCCGGGCCCTTGATACCGAAGACCTGCGGGTGCTGCATGTGGTGGCCGAGACCATCGACAACATCTCCCCTCCGCCCGCCCTGGTCTGGCACCATCTCATGCTGCTGGGCGCGACCCCCTCGGGGCTGTATCCCCAGGAAAGGCTCGGCAGAAACGCCGCATCCACCCTGGTGCGACTGCTCGACCGGCCCGGCACCCCCCTGGCCCAGACCGCCTTCCGCGCCCTGCTCGGCATCGGCCACGACGCCATACCGGCCCTGTCCCGCGCAGTGACCACCGGCAGCCCGAGCCAGCGCACCGGAGCGGCTCTGCTCCTGGCCCACATCGACCCGGCCTCGGTGCTCTCGCTGCCCGAGGATCTCCGCCTGTCCCTTTCCGGGCTCAGGCACGACCCCTAG
- a CDS encoding S24 family peptidase produces MGFTEDVRQALLSRVGRGKRYPNNKRMADELGIDPSQLNRFLKRERGLNADSLGHILDRIGVSLTFGDEPADAAREVCFRLPDKTQAVPGAADPQPDDYLAVPLASSPVAAGPGLIPEDRIEGWVLVWRHQESIRFRSNLVAVEVGKNELSMIPTLHPGDIVLVDRNDRDPSPAGKIMLVSEPGPDGGTMVKRVNTKRLDGDLELIFYSDNSRQFPPVTYRLERDYDGDIRRAIGGNVVWAWSDMTRK; encoded by the coding sequence ATGGGGTTCACCGAAGACGTGCGTCAGGCCCTTCTCAGTCGGGTGGGCCGGGGCAAGCGGTATCCGAACAACAAGCGCATGGCCGACGAGCTGGGCATCGACCCCTCGCAGCTCAACCGATTCCTCAAACGCGAGCGCGGCCTCAACGCCGACTCGCTGGGGCACATCCTGGACCGCATCGGCGTCTCGCTGACCTTTGGCGACGAGCCCGCGGACGCGGCCCGCGAGGTATGCTTCCGTCTGCCGGACAAGACCCAGGCAGTGCCTGGCGCGGCCGATCCGCAGCCGGACGACTATCTTGCCGTGCCCCTGGCCAGTTCGCCCGTGGCCGCCGGACCCGGCCTGATTCCCGAGGACAGGATAGAAGGATGGGTTCTTGTCTGGCGGCATCAGGAGTCCATCCGCTTCCGCTCCAATCTGGTGGCCGTTGAGGTCGGCAAGAACGAGCTGTCCATGATCCCCACCCTGCATCCCGGCGACATCGTGCTGGTGGACCGCAACGACCGCGATCCCAGCCCGGCGGGCAAGATCATGCTCGTCAGCGAGCCCGGCCCGGACGGGGGCACCATGGTCAAGCGCGTCAACACCAAACGCCTCGACGGCGACCTGGAACTCATCTTCTACTCGGACAACAGCCGGCAGTTCCCGCCCGTCACCTACCGCCTGGAGCGCGATTACGACGGCGACATCCGCCGCGCCATCGGCGGAAACGTGGTCTGGGCATGGAGCGACATGACCAGGAAATAG
- a CDS encoding DUF5675 family protein, with protein sequence MIENMELVRMESSEAGTFGALRLDGRVFCLTLEPPDRGNAVGLSCIPAGRYQCRRVKSPRFGDTFEVAGVPGRTHILFHRGNVSADTSGCVLLGSRFGVVGGIRGILESGRAFVAFMERCAGQDRFELTIRDTGGEGVWTPSA encoded by the coding sequence ATGATTGAAAATATGGAGCTTGTTAGAATGGAGAGCAGTGAGGCCGGAACCTTTGGCGCACTCCGCCTTGACGGGCGGGTTTTCTGCCTGACTCTGGAGCCGCCGGATCGGGGCAATGCGGTGGGCCTGTCCTGCATCCCTGCAGGGCGCTATCAGTGCCGCCGGGTCAAGTCGCCGAGGTTTGGCGACACCTTCGAGGTGGCTGGCGTGCCCGGCCGGACACATATCCTGTTTCACCGGGGAAATGTGTCAGCCGACACCAGCGGGTGCGTCTTGCTGGGGTCGCGTTTCGGCGTGGTGGGCGGTATTCGGGGGATTCTCGAGTCCGGCCGTGCCTTTGTCGCCTTCATGGAGCGCTGCGCGGGGCAGGATCGTTTTGAACTGACCATCCGCGATACAGGGGGGGAGGGCGTATGGACTCCATCTGCCTGA